Proteins co-encoded in one Fibrobacter sp. UWT2 genomic window:
- a CDS encoding TIGR02171 family protein produces MNRILLLLLGVCLFACSNSESVYSQHDSDPVLAVDSLDGMLSVRLEQKKLHLGTDETAAKANERPQMKVLLNYDFSIGKHEVTCREFNDLMKLAGTSLDCESGDLPATNLTYYDAVLFANARSKAEGFDTAYSYTAAVFDAEKHCSNLEGFAFHPEKEGYRLPTEAEWTYVANLNWRPDSAWTADNSGFKLHEVCHFASADVDVCDMAGNAMEWVNDWLGAFRDTTVSNYVGAPDGGSLGQRVVKGGSYRNEAHSIALYARGDVYTVTSSTKADYVGFRLAFGAIPDATWMNSNGDAMTSRIVPLANSSSIRSQTGTFRSKLVFRNDLTGNLAFIDYSNSILSVVEIADTIDAYHPEISPDGKKVAFCTGLEGVSGKSSLYVRDLNGEGSNLVKLEVESAAIPRWRVLENGDTVIVYVTNAGNNKNESSFKETSTWQVKFAKGKFGKPEKLFDGAYHGGISEDGSLAVTGARLLRARVSSHDTVWYNEEQACNASLAKDSSKRTLFLDFGGKTGRDYVGEDYSTHQRLLIADSTGKLIGSVEAPAGYTFDHSEWTLGGNDLAVATLTNSAGAHTKIVLVNLANGEVMDLAEGDELWHPNFWSLQNSVLKNVTLDVDSAGVYLDEDFDVGATILRYKIELVWTYRDWANVVVLGSSRPQSGIIPAKMRDEFKTINVTNVPNMVASTEFIAKNYVFPHVKNLKYLIVSLDIDLWHKDEHSEYNFFYQDYKKYPGYVYDENHDFWKNGYPEGLAELTQNTLGQEYNENLLRSTLGYVPGAPANWEEKPAVEFDSTWMDYWPDHFEASLEHLQNVLKMAENYNVKVIGIVFPQSPNFKKTGAFGRYGVRRSEAPALLKRIQNLESVYPNFIFWDENKMGDHDYDDSMANNKDHLSDLGAQQLTERLNLLLEGLE; encoded by the coding sequence ATGAATAGGATCCTTTTATTGCTGCTGGGCGTTTGTCTATTCGCCTGCTCCAATTCCGAAAGCGTGTATTCGCAGCATGATTCGGATCCTGTTCTTGCTGTTGATTCTTTAGACGGAATGCTTTCTGTTCGATTGGAACAGAAGAAGTTGCATCTCGGTACAGACGAAACGGCGGCTAAGGCGAATGAACGCCCGCAAATGAAGGTCTTACTGAATTACGATTTTTCAATTGGCAAGCATGAGGTGACTTGCCGTGAATTTAACGACTTAATGAAGTTGGCGGGCACTTCGCTGGATTGTGAAAGTGGAGATTTGCCGGCCACGAATTTGACTTACTACGATGCAGTCTTGTTTGCCAATGCCCGTAGCAAGGCCGAAGGCTTTGATACGGCTTACTCCTATACGGCTGCAGTTTTCGATGCCGAAAAGCACTGCTCCAATTTGGAGGGCTTTGCATTCCACCCTGAAAAAGAAGGCTACCGTTTGCCGACGGAAGCGGAATGGACTTATGTGGCGAATTTGAATTGGAGACCCGATTCTGCTTGGACTGCGGATAATTCTGGCTTTAAGCTGCATGAAGTTTGTCACTTTGCCTCTGCCGATGTGGATGTTTGCGACATGGCGGGTAACGCCATGGAGTGGGTAAATGACTGGCTTGGAGCATTCCGCGATACGACCGTGTCGAATTACGTGGGCGCTCCTGATGGCGGTTCGCTCGGCCAGCGCGTCGTGAAGGGTGGTAGCTACCGGAACGAGGCGCATTCCATTGCGCTTTATGCACGCGGAGACGTGTACACGGTGACTTCTTCGACGAAGGCCGACTATGTAGGCTTTCGTCTGGCCTTCGGTGCGATTCCCGATGCGACATGGATGAATTCCAATGGCGATGCTATGACAAGTCGAATTGTTCCCTTGGCGAATTCCTCTAGCATTCGCTCTCAAACAGGAACGTTCCGCTCGAAGTTGGTTTTCCGCAACGATTTAACAGGGAATCTGGCTTTTATCGATTATTCCAATAGCATTCTGTCGGTTGTTGAAATCGCCGATACGATTGATGCCTACCATCCTGAAATTTCTCCCGATGGCAAGAAAGTCGCTTTTTGCACCGGCCTCGAAGGTGTTTCTGGCAAGTCGTCGCTTTATGTCCGCGACTTGAATGGGGAAGGTTCGAATCTCGTCAAACTAGAGGTAGAATCTGCTGCGATTCCTCGTTGGCGCGTTCTTGAAAACGGCGACACGGTGATTGTTTATGTGACGAATGCCGGCAATAACAAGAACGAATCTTCTTTTAAGGAAACTTCGACTTGGCAGGTGAAATTTGCTAAAGGCAAGTTCGGTAAGCCTGAAAAATTATTTGATGGCGCGTATCATGGCGGCATCAGTGAAGACGGCTCCTTGGCGGTGACCGGGGCAAGGCTACTGCGTGCTCGAGTTTCAAGTCATGATACGGTGTGGTATAACGAAGAGCAGGCTTGCAATGCGTCCTTGGCGAAGGATAGTAGCAAGCGCACCTTGTTCCTTGATTTTGGCGGTAAGACCGGTCGTGACTACGTGGGTGAAGATTATAGTACCCATCAGAGGCTTTTAATTGCCGATAGCACAGGAAAGTTGATTGGCTCGGTAGAGGCTCCGGCGGGCTATACTTTTGACCATAGCGAATGGACTCTTGGTGGAAATGATCTTGCGGTAGCCACGTTGACCAATAGTGCTGGCGCTCATACTAAAATCGTGCTGGTGAATTTGGCTAATGGGGAAGTGATGGATTTGGCCGAGGGTGACGAACTTTGGCATCCGAACTTTTGGTCTTTGCAAAATAGCGTGCTGAAAAACGTAACGCTGGATGTGGATAGCGCCGGCGTATACCTGGACGAAGACTTTGATGTGGGTGCCACCATATTGCGCTACAAGATTGAATTGGTGTGGACCTACCGAGATTGGGCGAATGTGGTGGTGCTTGGTTCTTCGCGCCCCCAGTCAGGAATTATTCCTGCAAAGATGCGTGATGAGTTCAAGACTATAAATGTGACGAATGTGCCGAATATGGTCGCTTCTACGGAATTCATTGCGAAGAATTATGTATTCCCGCATGTGAAAAATTTGAAGTACCTTATTGTCTCCTTGGATATTGATTTGTGGCACAAGGATGAACATAGTGAATACAATTTCTTCTACCAGGATTACAAGAAGTATCCGGGATATGTCTACGACGAAAATCATGATTTCTGGAAGAACGGTTACCCCGAAGGTTTGGCGGAACTGACCCAGAATACGTTAGGGCAGGAATACAACGAAAACTTGTTGCGCTCGACGTTGGGTTATGTGCCCGGTGCCCCGGCCAATTGGGAAGAAAAACCTGCAGTGGAATTTGATAGCACCTGGATGGATTATTGGCCCGATCATTTCGAAGCGTCTCTTGAACATTTGCAGAATGTTTTGAAAATGGCCGAGAATTACAATGTGAAGGTGATCGGCATTGTTTTCCCCCAGAGTCCGAATTTCAAGAAAACGGGCGCTTTTGGCCGTTATGGCGTTCGCAGAAGCGAGGCTCCGGCCTTGCTGAAACGAATCCAGAATCTAGAATCTGTCTACCCGAACTTTATTTTCTGGGATGAAAATAAAATGGGCGACCACGATTACGATGATTCAATGGCCAATAATAAGGACCATTTGA